A genomic stretch from Patagioenas fasciata isolate bPatFas1 chromosome 8, bPatFas1.hap1, whole genome shotgun sequence includes:
- the LBX1 gene encoding transcription factor LBX1 produces MTSKEEPKPSSGEERRRSPLDHLPPPANSNKPLTPFSIEDILNKPSVRRSYTLCGTAHLLSAAEKHPPAGLPLSGRALLSQTSPLCALEELASKTFKGLEVSVLQAAEGRDGMTIFGQRQTPKKRRKSRTAFTNHQIYELEKRFLYQKYLSPADRDQIAQQLGLTNAQVITWFQNRRAKLKRDLEEMKADVESAKKLGPNPAVDIVALAELEPSAEGRGKARSGSPPRPPSAAREPGAPPPPRPASPPTERPRSRRDSEEEEEEEEEDVEIDVDD; encoded by the exons ATGACTTCCAAAGAAGAACCCAAGCCCTCCTCGGGGGAAGAACGGCGGCGGAGCCCCTTGGATCATCTCCCACCGCCGGCCAACTCCAACAAGCCACTGACTCCCTTCAGCATCGAGGACATCCTCAACAAGCCCTCGGTGCGAAGAAGTTACACCCTCTGCGGAACGGCCCACCTCCTCTCCGCCGCCGAGAAGCACCCCCCGGCCGGGTTGCCCCTCTCCGGCCGGGCGCTGCTCTCCCAAACCTCacccctctgtgccctggaagagcTGGCCAGCAAGACCTTCAAGGGACTGGAAGTCAGCGTGCTGCAAGCGGCCGAAG GCAGGGACGGGATGACGATCTTCGGGCAGCGGCAGACACCGAAGAAGCGTCGAAAGTCGCGGACGGCCTTCACCAACCACCAGATCTACGAGCTGGAGAAGCGGTTCCTCTACCAAAAATACCTGTCACCGGCGGACCGGGACCAGATCGCCCAGCAGCTGGGTCTCACCAACGCCCAGGTCATCACCTGGTTCCAGAACCGCCGCGCCAAGCTCAAGCGAGACCTGGAGGAGATGAAGGCCGACGTGGAATCAGCCAAAAAGCTGGGCCCCAACCCCGCCGTGGACATCGTGGCCTTGGCCGAGCTGGAGCCCAGCGCCGAGGGAAGGGGCAAGGCGCGCTCCGGTTCCCCTCCGCGGCCCCCCTCCGCCGCCCGGGAGCCCGgtgccccgccgcctccccgccccgcctCGCCCCCCACGGAGCGGCCCCGCAGCCGCCGggacagcgaggaggaggaggaggaggaggaggaggacgtggAGATCGACGTGGATGACTGA